One Setaria italica strain Yugu1 chromosome I, Setaria_italica_v2.0, whole genome shotgun sequence DNA window includes the following coding sequences:
- the LOC101783419 gene encoding uncharacterized protein LOC101783419 produces MPMTFSRDDQWVHIPDPESYPLVVCPTIDRALLPKVLIDCSSGLNIIFTETLKRMDFNFDRFQPCEDHFYGIMPGNGSYPIGCVILLVTFGTPNNYRMEHLTFEVTNFKTSYHAIFSRPMLARFMAIPYHTYLVLKMPAPNGVLSSYGDVETSYKCDTEAVQLAEALEYSAKAIAMLAEAQKVD; encoded by the coding sequence ATGCCTATGACCTTCTCTAGGGATGATCAGTGGGTACATATTCCAGATCCAGAGTCCTACCCGCTGGTGGTCTGCCCGACCATAGATCGGGCTCTTCTCCCCAAAGTGCTAATTGACTGCAGCAGCGGGCTTAACATCATATTCACCGAAACCCTGAAGCGCATGGACTTCAATTTCGACCGCTTCCAACCCTGTGAAGACCACTTCTACGGTATCATGCCCGGCAATGGATCCTATCCTATCGGCTGTGTtattttgctagttacctttggcACGCCCAACAACTACCGTATGGagcacctcaccttcgaggtgacCAACTTCAAaacttcctaccatgccatctttagCAGACCCATGCTCGCAAGGTTCATGGCGATTCCATATCACACCTACCTTGTCCTCAAGATGCCAGCTCCAAACGGTGTCCTTTCCAGCTACGGTGACGTTGAGACATCATACAAGTGCGACACGGAGGCGGTACAGCTCGCTGAAGCCCTGGAGTACTCGGCCAAAGCCATCGCCATGCTTGCCGAGGCCCAGAAGGTGGACTAG